In one window of Hyalangium gracile DNA:
- a CDS encoding FHA domain-containing protein, with translation MELPFDDDEVAPLQEDDPRPQRVPQYPAGPRRSTRGTRGPRESTKDRELTTRFDTNEYSDPGYTPVFLYVEKGPGAGQLMPVKQGPLVIGRASACDLRLQHPSISRRHAQIMRQGERFVLRDLGSQNGTFVNRVKITSDHDIKVGDELSLGNAVMRLRGSGGPLDKLPEVTDPGGVPLRKGTSMARVAIIAGTVGSAVAALLTLAFLKFSGADQPAPTSPAPSTRSATPATDEPAQKADDAYEPPPPADAEESQAADSDSEPTEESERAVKPIQPSTETSAPGDAKASGPRAGAVSAKSFASRKESSSKAGGSKGSARQEALAGNVDRADILAVYEKGDVDGALKLARAAQAEPLAAKISQFQAAKAAGEQAIKAQDTAIAIRQLTMALLVDQDLSQGWSVQGRHLRKQLGRLYAQSGQQQLKTGNKGAARIAFEAALKHDPANTAAKAELQKLDGKK, from the coding sequence GTGGAGCTACCCTTCGACGACGACGAGGTGGCGCCGCTGCAGGAGGACGATCCGCGTCCGCAGCGCGTTCCCCAGTACCCCGCCGGCCCGCGCCGCTCGACGCGCGGTACCCGAGGCCCGCGCGAGAGCACGAAGGACCGCGAGCTGACCACGCGGTTCGACACGAACGAGTACTCGGACCCGGGCTACACGCCCGTCTTCCTCTATGTGGAGAAGGGGCCGGGCGCCGGGCAGCTGATGCCCGTGAAGCAGGGTCCGCTGGTCATCGGCCGGGCGTCCGCGTGTGACTTGCGGCTGCAGCACCCGTCCATCAGCCGCCGCCATGCCCAGATCATGCGCCAGGGCGAGCGCTTCGTCCTACGAGACCTGGGCAGCCAGAACGGCACCTTCGTCAACCGGGTGAAGATCACCTCGGATCACGACATCAAGGTCGGGGACGAGCTGTCGCTGGGCAACGCGGTGATGCGGCTGCGAGGCTCGGGAGGCCCCCTCGACAAGCTCCCCGAGGTGACCGACCCGGGCGGCGTGCCCCTGCGCAAGGGCACGAGCATGGCGCGCGTGGCCATCATCGCGGGGACCGTGGGCTCGGCGGTGGCGGCCCTGCTGACGCTGGCCTTCCTGAAGTTCTCGGGTGCGGACCAGCCGGCCCCCACCTCCCCTGCTCCCTCGACCCGGAGTGCCACTCCCGCCACGGACGAGCCCGCCCAGAAGGCCGACGACGCCTACGAGCCGCCTCCTCCCGCTGACGCGGAGGAGAGCCAGGCCGCGGACTCGGACTCGGAGCCAACGGAAGAGTCCGAGCGCGCCGTGAAGCCGATCCAGCCCTCCACGGAGACGTCGGCTCCTGGGGACGCCAAGGCCTCTGGCCCTCGGGCCGGTGCCGTCAGCGCGAAGTCCTTCGCCTCTCGCAAGGAATCCAGCTCGAAGGCGGGCGGCAGCAAGGGCTCGGCTCGCCAGGAGGCCCTCGCGGGCAACGTGGACCGCGCCGACATCCTCGCCGTCTATGAGAAGGGGGATGTGGACGGCGCGTTGAAGCTGGCGCGAGCGGCCCAGGCCGAGCCGCTCGCGGCGAAGATCTCCCAGTTCCAGGCGGCCAAGGCCGCGGGGGAGCAGGCCATCAAGGCTCAGGACACCGCCATCGCCATCCGGCAGCTCACCATGGCGCTCCTGGTGGACCAGGACCTGTCCCAGGGCTGGAGCGTGCAGGGGCGCCATCTCCGCAAGCAGCTCGGCAGGCTCTACGCCCAGTCCGGTCAGCAGCAGCTGAAGACGGGGAACAAGGGCGCGGCCCGCATCGCCTTCGAAGCGGCGCTCAAGCACGACCCGGCCAATACCGCGGCCAAGGCGGAGCTCCAGAAGCTCGATGGCAAGAAGTAG
- a CDS encoding CarD family transcriptional regulator: MQTSFKTGDKAVYPGQGVGEVMGIEHTEVAGQRQSFYVLRILENGMRIMIPINKVGSVGLREIISEEDVKQVYSILKEKDISVDSTTWNRRYREYMEKIKTGSVFEIAEVLRDLYLLKGDKDLSFGERKMLDTARSLLIKELSLAKDCSEEEIESDLKKIFNITA; the protein is encoded by the coding sequence GTGCAGACCAGCTTCAAGACTGGTGACAAGGCGGTTTACCCGGGGCAGGGCGTGGGCGAGGTGATGGGCATCGAGCACACCGAGGTTGCCGGGCAGCGCCAGTCGTTCTACGTGCTGCGCATCCTGGAGAACGGGATGCGAATCATGATCCCGATCAACAAGGTGGGATCGGTCGGCCTCCGAGAGATCATCAGCGAGGAGGACGTCAAGCAGGTCTACTCCATCCTCAAGGAGAAGGACATCTCGGTCGACTCCACGACGTGGAACCGTCGCTACCGGGAGTACATGGAGAAGATCAAGACGGGCTCCGTCTTCGAGATCGCCGAGGTGCTGCGCGACCTCTACCTCCTGAAGGGCGACAAGGACCTCTCGTTCGGTGAGCGCAAGATGCTGGACACGGCGCGCTCGCTGCTCATCAAGGAGCTGTCGCTGGCCAAGGACTGCTCCGAGGAAGAGATCGAGTCGGACCTGAAGAAGATCTTCAACATCACCGCCTAG
- a CDS encoding DNA internalization-related competence protein ComEC/Rec2: MLALARLPGAHLALLLSLGLTGAGLAGLEARVDVPPELVRGGTAVLEGEVERVDHFEDSTRLQLAVARAGLKAESTVEARFRASVYLRGSPELLLPGQRVRVEAKLQPLEPPSNPGEKNFTAIRKRQAFAFSGSITAGRVLVLSSASGWQRYIARTQAELSAAVRRVAPSEDAAAFFLTLAAGQRAALDDELEEAFSRSGLAHVLSVSGLHVAALALMTLALLRRVLVRGGGRFRGLEARRVAAPASVPFVWAYVVFTGNQAPAVRSAVMATVVLLGLALWRRADGLNSLSTAALVLVIWSPSSVVDLSLQLSFLAVLSLLLLTPAFRAALPIAPPDPQEERLLMRWLGKGRETILETLCASAAVTLASVPLVASSFGRASLAGFVSNIVCLPLCGLLTGFAAGGAALFTVSPLLATPVLWGGAWVSELLLILTRFFAAVPFATVKLPLFGPWLTALFAIGLATWGLGVGRWRLGGLLAPLALVAAMLVPVFAPQAPLRITFLSVGQGDSVVLSSRGHHALVDGGGAPGGADTGTRYVLPFLNHEHIDRLELAVLSHPHPDHALGMISTLGQVPTQRLWLPAGTTEGDLSRKLIAAAAGAKVEEVQVGWPTFTLGEATLEVLGPPLPEDRELLEGVNDRSIVVLVRHGAVTVLLTGDVEEAGEEMLLDRLGPVTVLKAPHHGSRTSSTEPFLERTRPRYVVFCVGRRNRFGFPHPEIFERYRERGTECFRTDLDGAVTLESDGRDVRLHGYLPREEGPSEPTLAPVARHPQP; this comes from the coding sequence GTGCTGGCGCTCGCTCGCCTGCCTGGTGCCCATCTGGCGCTGCTGCTCTCGCTGGGGCTGACGGGTGCCGGGCTCGCGGGGCTCGAGGCTCGGGTGGATGTACCGCCGGAGTTGGTCCGCGGCGGCACCGCCGTGCTCGAGGGCGAAGTCGAGAGAGTGGATCATTTCGAGGATTCCACGCGCCTGCAGCTCGCCGTGGCGCGGGCCGGGCTGAAAGCGGAATCCACGGTGGAGGCGCGCTTCCGCGCCAGTGTCTACCTGCGCGGTTCGCCGGAGCTGCTCCTGCCCGGACAACGCGTCCGGGTGGAGGCGAAGCTCCAACCCCTGGAGCCTCCCAGCAATCCGGGGGAGAAGAACTTCACGGCCATCCGCAAGCGGCAGGCGTTTGCCTTCTCCGGCAGCATCACGGCGGGGCGGGTGCTGGTGCTGTCCTCCGCGTCCGGGTGGCAGCGGTACATCGCGCGAACCCAGGCGGAGCTCTCGGCGGCGGTGCGGCGCGTGGCTCCCTCGGAGGATGCCGCGGCGTTCTTCCTCACGCTCGCCGCCGGGCAGCGTGCCGCGCTCGATGACGAGCTGGAGGAGGCGTTCTCTCGCAGCGGGCTGGCGCATGTCCTGAGCGTGAGCGGGCTGCACGTGGCGGCGCTGGCGCTGATGACGCTGGCGCTGCTGCGGCGGGTGCTCGTCCGCGGCGGTGGGCGCTTTCGCGGGCTGGAGGCACGCCGGGTGGCGGCTCCCGCGTCCGTGCCCTTCGTCTGGGCCTATGTCGTCTTCACGGGCAACCAGGCTCCGGCGGTGCGCTCGGCGGTGATGGCCACCGTGGTGCTCCTGGGTCTGGCGCTGTGGCGGCGAGCCGATGGCCTCAACAGCCTGTCCACCGCCGCCCTGGTGCTCGTCATCTGGAGCCCCTCCAGCGTCGTGGACCTGTCGCTGCAGCTCTCCTTCCTCGCCGTGCTGAGCCTCCTGCTGCTCACGCCCGCGTTCCGGGCGGCCCTCCCCATCGCACCGCCGGATCCCCAGGAGGAGCGGCTGCTGATGCGCTGGCTCGGCAAGGGACGGGAGACCATCCTCGAAACGCTCTGCGCGAGCGCTGCCGTGACACTGGCCAGTGTGCCCCTCGTCGCCAGCTCCTTCGGGCGCGCGAGCCTCGCGGGCTTCGTGTCCAACATCGTGTGCCTGCCCCTGTGCGGGCTGCTCACGGGCTTCGCCGCGGGCGGCGCGGCGCTCTTCACGGTCTCTCCGCTCCTGGCCACTCCGGTGCTTTGGGGCGGTGCCTGGGTATCCGAGCTGCTGCTGATCCTCACCCGCTTCTTCGCCGCGGTGCCGTTCGCCACGGTGAAGCTGCCGCTCTTCGGGCCCTGGCTCACGGCGCTGTTTGCCATCGGCCTCGCGACCTGGGGGCTCGGCGTCGGACGCTGGCGCCTCGGTGGGCTGCTCGCGCCCCTGGCCCTGGTGGCGGCCATGCTGGTGCCGGTGTTCGCGCCCCAGGCGCCCCTGCGCATCACCTTCCTCTCCGTGGGGCAGGGGGACTCCGTGGTCCTCAGTTCGCGAGGCCATCACGCGCTCGTGGACGGCGGCGGTGCACCCGGCGGCGCCGATACGGGCACCCGCTACGTCCTTCCCTTCCTGAACCACGAGCACATCGATCGGCTGGAGCTCGCCGTCCTGTCCCATCCCCACCCGGACCATGCGCTGGGGATGATCTCCACGCTGGGCCAGGTCCCCACGCAGCGACTGTGGCTGCCCGCGGGCACCACGGAGGGAGACCTGTCCCGGAAGCTCATCGCCGCGGCGGCGGGTGCGAAGGTCGAGGAGGTCCAGGTGGGCTGGCCCACCTTCACGCTGGGCGAGGCCACCCTGGAGGTGCTGGGCCCTCCCCTCCCCGAGGATCGCGAGCTGCTCGAGGGCGTGAACGATCGCAGCATCGTGGTGCTCGTGCGCCATGGCGCCGTCACCGTGTTGCTCACCGGAGACGTGGAGGAGGCCGGTGAGGAGATGCTGCTCGATCGCCTGGGGCCCGTGACGGTGCTCAAGGCGCCCCACCATGGCTCTCGAACGTCCTCCACCGAGCCTTTCCTGGAGCGGACCCGTCCCCGATACGTCGTCTTCTGCGTGGGGCGCCGCAACCGGTTCGGCTTTCCCCATCCGGAGATCTTCGAGCGCTACCGGGAGCGCGGCACGGAGTGCTTCCGCACGGATCTGGACGGCGCCGTCACCCTTGAGAGTGATGGCCGCGACGTCCGCCTGCACGGCTACCTGCCGCGTGAGGAGGGGCCTTCTGAACCCACCCTTGCCCCTGTCGCCCGTCATCCCCAGCCTTGA